A single region of the Azospirillum fermentarium genome encodes:
- a CDS encoding TonB-dependent hemoglobin/transferrin/lactoferrin family receptor, producing the protein MTQSPNVAHPPAGRPRAGRWRRALWLSVPALTLAVTGALAQSAPGRTQTPVQVAAQPAPATFLDAVTVYGDRGERRVDEATATISVIGEEEIDTRGLHRLQDLPRYEPGVAVSNSPVRAGAGGFAIRGITNNRVLMQIDGTRLPETPSSAAPSAGYSRDVVDFDALKQIEIVRGPSSALYGSDALGGVVGYVTKDPEDYLRPGKDVFASLKGLYDSVDSSFSETGTVAMRSGDFSLLGLYTRRDGEEYKSKDGNFRNPQDYQGNNALAKLVWHHGPDKVTVTGEYFHRDTDTTLRNDVRGSASYIFSMAPMRMTRGTIADSTSDDEARRWRVGIEHAHDAPIGFIDHIDWRVYATGYTHEENRTRLSTVSTSTNTLFPARSTLREETSNESEQRIIGAALNLRTGTGWFGVPNTLSYGLSADVIHTERMRDVTLINTTTGATAKSYNGDTYPSRTFPNADTLMLGAYVQDEITVGKLRLVPALRVDYYRMEPDVDAAYLASNPSSVPSKLDKVALSPKFGLTYDLTGEYALFGQYAHGFRAPPYDDANLGFSNPTYGYEVLPNANLEPETSNGVEAGLRGKFSGGSSFQVSGYYNRYKNFIAQRAVGTSSTGLLRYQSQNVANVEIFGIEGKGEWRFRPGWSLTGAAAFARGFDIDAGTAIDEVAPLTLNAGLSYTADDDLWGARVMTTHVMAKDGNDVSTATYLKAPSYTTVDLAAYVNPTDHLSLGASVNNLFNAGYYNYLNVVGVSETASDRRRYLEAGRSFLVHATVKW; encoded by the coding sequence ATGACCCAATCCCCTAACGTGGCCCATCCTCCGGCAGGGCGGCCGCGGGCCGGGCGGTGGCGCCGGGCGCTGTGGCTGTCGGTGCCGGCGCTGACCCTGGCGGTCACCGGGGCGCTGGCGCAATCGGCGCCGGGCCGGACCCAGACGCCGGTCCAGGTGGCGGCCCAGCCGGCTCCGGCGACCTTCCTCGACGCGGTGACGGTCTATGGCGACCGGGGCGAGCGGCGGGTGGACGAGGCGACCGCCACCATCTCCGTGATCGGGGAGGAGGAGATCGACACGCGCGGGCTGCACCGGCTTCAGGATCTTCCGCGCTATGAGCCGGGGGTGGCGGTCAGCAATTCGCCCGTGCGCGCCGGGGCCGGCGGCTTCGCCATCCGCGGCATCACCAACAACCGGGTGCTGATGCAGATCGACGGCACCCGCCTGCCGGAAACCCCGTCGTCCGCGGCGCCCTCGGCGGGCTACAGCCGCGACGTGGTGGATTTCGACGCGCTGAAGCAGATTGAGATCGTGCGCGGGCCCTCCTCGGCCCTGTACGGGTCCGATGCCTTGGGCGGGGTGGTCGGCTATGTCACCAAAGACCCCGAGGACTACTTGCGTCCGGGCAAGGATGTCTTCGCTTCGCTCAAGGGCCTGTACGACAGCGTGGATTCGTCCTTCTCCGAAACGGGGACGGTGGCGATGCGGTCGGGGGATTTCTCGCTGCTCGGCCTCTACACCCGCCGCGACGGGGAAGAGTACAAATCCAAGGACGGCAATTTCCGCAACCCGCAGGATTACCAGGGCAACAACGCCCTGGCCAAGCTGGTGTGGCACCACGGCCCCGACAAGGTGACGGTGACGGGGGAATATTTCCACCGTGATACCGACACCACCCTGCGCAACGATGTCCGGGGCAGCGCCAGCTATATCTTTTCCATGGCGCCCATGCGCATGACCCGCGGCACCATCGCCGATTCCACCAGCGATGACGAGGCGCGGCGCTGGCGCGTCGGGATCGAGCACGCCCACGACGCCCCCATCGGCTTCATCGACCACATTGATTGGCGGGTCTACGCCACCGGCTACACCCACGAGGAAAACCGCACCCGCCTGTCCACCGTCAGCACCTCCACCAACACCCTGTTCCCGGCCCGCTCCACCTTGCGGGAGGAGACGAGCAACGAATCCGAACAGCGCATCATCGGTGCCGCACTCAACCTGCGCACCGGCACCGGGTGGTTCGGGGTTCCCAACACCCTGTCCTACGGCCTCAGCGCCGATGTGATCCACACCGAGCGCATGCGCGACGTGACGCTGATCAACACCACCACCGGCGCCACCGCCAAGAGCTACAACGGCGACACCTATCCCAGCCGCACCTTCCCCAACGCCGACACGCTGATGCTGGGGGCCTATGTGCAGGACGAGATCACGGTGGGCAAGCTGCGGCTGGTGCCGGCCCTGCGCGTCGATTACTACCGCATGGAACCGGACGTGGATGCGGCCTATCTGGCGTCCAACCCCTCGTCGGTGCCGTCCAAGCTGGACAAGGTGGCGCTGTCGCCGAAATTCGGCCTGACCTATGACCTGACCGGGGAATACGCGTTGTTCGGGCAGTATGCCCACGGTTTCCGCGCCCCGCCGTACGACGACGCCAACCTGGGCTTCTCCAACCCCACCTATGGGTACGAGGTGCTGCCCAACGCCAATCTGGAGCCGGAAACCAGCAACGGGGTGGAGGCGGGCCTGCGCGGCAAGTTCTCCGGCGGGTCCAGCTTCCAGGTGTCGGGGTACTATAACCGCTACAAGAACTTCATCGCCCAGCGGGCGGTGGGGACCAGCAGCACCGGCCTGCTGCGTTATCAGTCGCAGAACGTCGCCAACGTCGAGATCTTCGGGATCGAGGGCAAGGGCGAATGGCGCTTCCGGCCCGGCTGGTCGCTGACGGGGGCGGCGGCCTTCGCCCGCGGCTTCGACATCGACGCCGGCACCGCCATCGACGAGGTCGCACCCCTGACGCTCAACGCCGGCCTGTCCTACACCGCCGACGACGACCTGTGGGGGGCCAGGGTGATGACCACCCATGTGATGGCCAAGGACGGCAACGACGTCAGCACCGCCACCTATCTCAAGGCGCCGTCGTACACCACCGTCGATCTGGCGGCGTACGTCAACCCCACCGACCATCTGTCGCTGGGGGCGTCGGTCAACAACCTGTTCAACGCGGGCTATTACAATTACCTGAACGTGGTGGGCGTGTCGGAAACCGCGTCCGACCGCCGCCGGTATCTGGAAGCCGGGCGTTCCTTCCTGGTGCACGCCACGGTGAAGTGGTAA
- the hutX gene encoding heme utilization cystosolic carrier protein HutX, translating into MPDARTDACTATPEDTLASLRARLAAEPGGVLETVAEEAGVSLHTVTACLPAAFRAFAPGDQAEAVMGDIAAWGPVTVLVHSPDLILECKGPLPRGQFGRGYFNLAGGSPIGGHIRLDRCTAVGFVRRPFMGNSESCAVVFFNGDGAAMFKIFVGRDDRRQLLPDQVDRFAALQARLCGPGVG; encoded by the coding sequence ATGCCCGACGCCCGCACCGATGCCTGCACCGCCACCCCCGAGGATACCCTTGCCAGCCTGCGCGCCCGTCTGGCCGCCGAACCGGGCGGGGTGCTGGAAACGGTGGCGGAAGAGGCGGGGGTCAGCCTGCACACCGTCACCGCCTGCCTTCCCGCCGCCTTCCGCGCCTTCGCACCGGGGGATCAGGCCGAAGCGGTGATGGGTGACATCGCCGCATGGGGGCCGGTCACCGTGCTGGTCCACAGCCCCGACCTGATTTTGGAATGCAAGGGGCCGCTGCCGCGCGGCCAGTTCGGGCGCGGCTACTTCAACCTGGCCGGCGGCAGCCCCATCGGCGGGCACATCCGGCTGGACCGCTGCACCGCCGTCGGTTTCGTCCGCCGCCCCTTCATGGGCAACAGTGAAAGCTGTGCGGTGGTGTTTTTCAACGGCGACGGGGCGGCGATGTTCAAGATCTTCGTGGGCCGCGACGACAGGCGCCAGCTTCTGCCCGATCAGGTGGACCGCTTTGCCGCGCTGCAGGCCCGGCTGTGCGGTCCCGGTGTCGGCTGA
- a CDS encoding sensor histidine kinase produces the protein MPWDKVGSGWRRYVRPLLDTRSFRQTMTIGAVFVVVTVGAVLWSRTLLVGVVKDHVAQLLTRDTETQRQLGGFGGAADLAAELRRREHLEPETARKRLVIDAQGRVLYGATAETPRLLAVLGCDPARPAACGSGRIDGRGEGATVQGLAVPLADGGRLINAYDIQPMLDQMRTVSLAAGAGVLVFLLTSVSFGVYFSSATLRRVGAINEALAGYAGGDRSRRIATGPGDDEFASLGRAVNSTLDRVNRLVEEVSSVSGSIAHELRTPLTHLHNRLVTIAENCPDDALRHELEEGIEETRRIQHLFRAIMRLGEIETGRCAMAMEPLDAADLLTEIRESYLPLAEDGGVVLAVDSPPGLRIRGDRTLLFQAAANLVDNALKYAPGGRAVTLTAAVRDGWDEVCIADRGRGLAPGQRALAVQRFFRLDPSGTVPGHGLGLAIVRAIATLHGGALLLEDNGPGLRAVIRLGRHAEHPAAPTRPPPGR, from the coding sequence ATGCCCTGGGATAAGGTCGGGAGCGGCTGGCGGCGGTACGTCCGCCCCCTGCTCGACACCCGCAGCTTCCGCCAGACCATGACCATCGGTGCGGTGTTCGTGGTGGTGACCGTGGGGGCGGTGCTGTGGAGCCGCACCTTGCTGGTGGGGGTGGTCAAGGACCATGTGGCCCAGTTGCTGACCCGCGATACCGAAACCCAGCGCCAGCTCGGCGGGTTCGGCGGGGCGGCGGATCTGGCCGCGGAACTGCGCCGGCGCGAGCATCTGGAACCGGAAACCGCCCGCAAGCGGCTGGTCATCGACGCCCAGGGCCGGGTGCTGTACGGCGCAACCGCCGAGACGCCGCGGCTGCTGGCCGTGCTGGGCTGCGATCCCGCCCGCCCCGCCGCCTGCGGCAGCGGACGCATCGACGGGCGGGGGGAGGGGGCGACGGTCCAGGGGCTGGCGGTGCCGCTGGCCGACGGCGGGCGCCTGATCAACGCCTACGACATCCAGCCCATGCTGGACCAGATGCGCACGGTGTCGCTGGCCGCGGGGGCCGGGGTGCTGGTGTTCCTGCTGACCAGCGTGTCGTTCGGGGTCTATTTCAGCTCCGCCACCCTGCGGCGGGTGGGGGCGATCAACGAGGCGCTGGCCGGCTACGCCGGCGGCGACCGCAGCCGGCGCATCGCCACCGGCCCCGGCGACGACGAATTCGCCAGCCTGGGACGGGCGGTCAACAGCACGCTCGACCGCGTGAACCGGCTGGTGGAGGAGGTGTCGAGCGTGTCGGGCAGCATCGCCCATGAATTGCGCACGCCCTTGACCCACCTGCACAACCGGCTGGTGACCATCGCCGAGAACTGCCCCGACGACGCCCTGCGCCATGAGCTGGAAGAGGGGATCGAGGAGACGCGGCGCATCCAGCATCTGTTCCGCGCCATCATGCGGCTGGGGGAGATCGAAACCGGCCGCTGCGCCATGGCGATGGAGCCGCTGGACGCCGCCGATCTGCTGACGGAGATCCGCGAGTCCTATCTGCCGCTGGCCGAGGATGGCGGGGTGGTGCTGGCGGTGGACTCCCCCCCTGGCCTGCGCATCCGCGGCGACCGCACGCTGCTGTTCCAGGCCGCCGCCAATCTGGTGGACAACGCCCTGAAGTATGCCCCCGGCGGCAGGGCCGTCACGCTCACCGCCGCCGTCCGCGACGGGTGGGATGAGGTGTGCATCGCCGACCGCGGGCGGGGGCTGGCGCCGGGGCAGCGGGCGTTGGCGGTCCAGCGCTTCTTCCGCCTGGACCCCAGCGGCACCGTGCCGGGGCACGGGCTGGGGCTGGCCATCGTGAGGGCCATCGCCACGCTGCACGGCGGTGCATTGCTGCTGGAGGACAATGGGCCGGGCCTGCGCGCGGTGATCCGCCTGGGCCGCCACGCCGAGCACCCTGCAGCACCCACCCGTCCGCCGCCGGGAAGATGA
- a CDS encoding response regulator transcription factor, translated as MRVLVVEDDAAVSYWIGAKLNGAGHACRCIRDGAAALDLLGREAFDVVVLDRMLPILDGMEVLKRLEGTRHPPVLVLSALDETSDRVAGLRAGADDYLGKPFDFAELLVRLEHLARRHGQVMAAPGDRLTVADLVMDVGERHVTRQGVPIDLTDKEFKLLHILMSNAGQTVTRSMLLEKAWGYGFNPQTNLVEVHMFKLRSKIDRDFSPPLLRTVRAIGYALG; from the coding sequence GTGCGCGTTCTGGTCGTCGAGGACGATGCCGCCGTCAGCTATTGGATCGGGGCCAAGCTGAACGGGGCGGGCCACGCCTGCCGTTGCATCCGCGATGGGGCGGCGGCCCTGGACCTGCTGGGGCGGGAAGCGTTCGACGTGGTGGTGCTCGACCGCATGCTCCCCATCCTGGACGGGATGGAGGTGCTGAAACGGCTGGAGGGCACCCGTCACCCGCCGGTGCTGGTGCTTTCGGCCCTGGACGAGACGTCGGACCGGGTGGCGGGCTTGCGGGCCGGGGCCGACGATTACCTGGGCAAGCCCTTCGACTTCGCCGAACTGCTGGTGCGGCTGGAGCATCTGGCCCGCCGCCACGGGCAGGTGATGGCCGCCCCCGGCGACCGGCTGACGGTGGCGGATCTGGTGATGGACGTGGGCGAGCGGCACGTAACGCGCCAGGGCGTGCCCATCGACCTGACCGACAAGGAATTCAAGCTGCTGCACATCCTGATGAGCAACGCCGGCCAGACCGTCACCCGCAGCATGCTGCTGGAAAAGGCGTGGGGCTATGGCTTCAACCCCCAGACCAACCTGGTGGAGGTGCATATGTTCAAGCTGCGCAGCAAGATCGACCGGGATTTCAGCCCGCCGCTGCTGCGCACCGTGCGGGCGATCGGCTATGCCCTGGGATAA
- a CDS encoding FecCD family ABC transporter permease, translating into MSLDLSAPVPAVSPGARRPPLVPALGLLLAALLGAVLVALSSGSVAVPLGGTVSHLAQAMGLPGTPLSSRDLAVLVTLRLPRIVLAAAVGVTLGVAGASLQAIFRNPLADPGLVGVSSGAAFAGSLTMVLGVSGFGLAARGVSLAVLLPAMAFLGALSATVLILMLARRAGRCSAADMLLAGIAVNALGATGIGLCSYLGDDLALRQMTFWMMGGFGGAGWAQAAPALALMALAAAGLMANARRLDLYALGERDAFLLGLDPHRFAVRTVLLVALGVGAAVAVSGLIGFVGLIVPHMMRLWLGPAHRRLLPATALAAATLLILADTAARTIAAPADVPVGLLLGAVGAPVFLTLLRSRGGRLTA; encoded by the coding sequence ATGAGCCTGGACCTGTCCGCCCCCGTTCCCGCCGTTTCGCCCGGCGCCCGCCGTCCGCCGCTGGTTCCCGCCCTGGGCCTGTTGCTGGCGGCCCTGCTGGGGGCGGTGCTGGTGGCGCTGTCCAGCGGCAGCGTGGCGGTGCCGCTGGGGGGAACCGTCTCCCATCTGGCCCAGGCCATGGGGCTGCCGGGAACGCCGCTGTCGTCCCGCGATCTGGCGGTGCTGGTCACGCTGCGGCTGCCGCGCATCGTGCTGGCGGCGGCGGTGGGGGTGACGCTGGGGGTGGCGGGGGCGTCGCTGCAGGCCATCTTCCGCAACCCGCTGGCCGATCCGGGGCTGGTGGGGGTGTCGAGCGGGGCGGCCTTTGCCGGGTCGCTGACCATGGTGCTGGGGGTGTCGGGCTTCGGCCTCGCCGCCCGCGGGGTGTCGCTGGCGGTGCTGCTGCCGGCCATGGCCTTTCTCGGCGCGCTGTCGGCCACCGTGCTGATCCTGATGCTGGCCCGGCGGGCGGGGCGGTGCTCCGCCGCCGACATGCTGCTGGCCGGCATCGCCGTCAACGCCCTGGGCGCCACCGGGATCGGGCTGTGCAGCTATCTGGGCGACGATCTGGCGCTGCGGCAGATGACGTTCTGGATGATGGGCGGCTTCGGCGGGGCGGGGTGGGCGCAGGCCGCCCCGGCCCTGGCGCTGATGGCGCTGGCGGCGGCGGGGCTGATGGCGAACGCCCGGCGGCTCGACCTCTATGCCCTGGGGGAGCGGGACGCCTTTCTTCTGGGCCTCGACCCCCACCGCTTCGCCGTGCGCACGGTGCTGCTGGTGGCGTTGGGGGTGGGGGCCGCGGTGGCGGTGTCGGGGCTGATCGGCTTCGTCGGGCTGATCGTGCCGCACATGATGCGGCTGTGGCTGGGGCCGGCCCACCGTCGGCTGCTGCCGGCGACCGCCCTGGCGGCAGCCACGCTGCTGATCCTGGCCGACACCGCGGCGCGCACCATCGCCGCCCCGGCGGACGTGCCGGTGGGGCTGTTGCTGGGGGCCGTGGGCGCCCCGGTGTTCCTGACCCTGCTGCGGTCGCGCGGCGGGCGTCTGACGGCATGA
- a CDS encoding heme/hemin ABC transporter substrate-binding protein, translating to MATLRPCLRRVAAALAAAGALLSPAAVAADGLRLITIGAPVTELAFALGAGEAVIARDTVSRYPAEAAARPDAGYMRTLSAEGLMSLTPTHVLAVEGAGPPAAFDQLRAMGVAVETIPDAPGLPGLSARIAAVARTLGRPAEGERLAAAVERKFTALATAVDAARRARTGTIGARVLCLVGGGPGGMMAAGRGTVPDTLITLAGARNAMDSEREFPPLSAEAALAAEPDILLVGRSLVDRSGGIDGLVSLPQLAMTPAARDRRVVVIDGGLFVGLGPRSPDAVAALLAAQGVTVEGMTP from the coding sequence ATGGCAACGCTCAGACCCTGCCTGCGCCGTGTGGCCGCAGCGCTGGCCGCCGCCGGGGCTCTTCTCTCCCCGGCGGCGGTGGCGGCGGACGGCCTGCGGCTCATCACCATCGGGGCGCCGGTCACCGAACTGGCCTTCGCGCTCGGGGCCGGGGAGGCGGTGATCGCCCGCGACACCGTCAGCCGCTACCCCGCCGAGGCCGCGGCCCGTCCTGACGCCGGCTATATGCGCACCCTGTCGGCGGAGGGGCTGATGTCCCTGACCCCCACCCATGTGCTGGCGGTGGAGGGGGCGGGGCCGCCCGCCGCCTTCGACCAGCTCCGCGCCATGGGGGTGGCGGTGGAAACGATCCCCGACGCGCCGGGGCTGCCCGGCCTGTCCGCCCGCATCGCCGCCGTGGCCCGCACCCTGGGCCGCCCGGCGGAGGGCGAGCGGCTGGCGGCGGCGGTGGAGCGGAAATTCACCGCCCTGGCCACGGCGGTGGACGCCGCCCGGCGCGCCCGCACCGGCACCATCGGCGCGCGGGTGCTGTGTCTGGTGGGCGGCGGGCCGGGGGGGATGATGGCGGCGGGGCGGGGCACCGTGCCCGACACGCTGATTACCCTGGCCGGCGCCCGCAACGCCATGGACAGCGAGCGGGAATTCCCGCCGCTGTCGGCGGAAGCCGCCCTGGCGGCGGAACCGGACATCCTGCTCGTCGGGCGGTCGCTGGTGGACCGCTCGGGCGGGATCGACGGGCTGGTGTCGCTGCCCCAGCTTGCCATGACCCCGGCGGCCCGTGACCGGCGGGTGGTGGTGATCGACGGCGGCCTGTTCGTCGGTCTCGGCCCCCGCTCGCCCGACGCGGTGGCGGCCCTGCTGGCCGCCCAGGGAGTCACCGTGGAAGGGATGACGCCATGA
- a CDS encoding ChuX/HutX family heme-like substrate-binding protein, with amino-acid sequence MSDSLSAHRPVRLSVDWAAALSRLEALGPVRVVTTNAVMVHEKVGTFGNVSVMGPAVIVLNRDVDLRVFPGHWQQTVHDPAAGVIRVHDGLGRPVHAIHRTGATDAAAWDAFVAEHTAAGQEPLPVDGTPDAAPSPSSSPSSSLSDDAAIDVPALRAAWASMTDVHEFHPMLKRFGAGRLQAMRLAGTDFARAVPVTSLAPLLDAVRDCGLEIMIFAGNAGCIQIHTGTLTTVRTTGGTLGIDDPGFRLACDTAGLATAWVVYKPTDKGGITTVELYDSRGDNCAILCGQRDEDKPERAEWRALAQSLPSLTAAAA; translated from the coding sequence ATGTCCGACTCCCTGTCCGCCCATCGCCCCGTCCGTCTTTCCGTCGATTGGGCGGCGGCCCTGTCCCGCCTGGAAGCGTTGGGGCCGGTGCGCGTGGTCACCACCAACGCCGTCATGGTCCATGAAAAGGTGGGGACGTTCGGCAACGTCTCGGTCATGGGGCCGGCGGTGATCGTGCTGAACCGCGACGTGGATCTGCGGGTGTTTCCCGGCCATTGGCAACAGACGGTCCATGATCCCGCCGCCGGGGTGATCCGCGTCCATGACGGGCTGGGCCGCCCGGTCCACGCCATCCACCGCACCGGCGCCACCGACGCCGCCGCGTGGGACGCCTTCGTCGCCGAACACACCGCCGCCGGGCAGGAGCCGCTGCCCGTGGACGGGACGCCGGACGCCGCCCCATCCCCGTCCTCATCCCCGTCCTCATCCTTGTCCGATGACGCCGCCATCGACGTGCCGGCCCTGCGCGCCGCCTGGGCCTCGATGACCGACGTCCACGAATTCCATCCCATGCTGAAACGGTTCGGAGCCGGGCGGCTGCAGGCCATGCGGCTGGCCGGCACCGACTTCGCCCGCGCGGTGCCGGTGACGTCGCTGGCGCCGCTGCTGGACGCGGTGCGCGATTGCGGGCTGGAGATCATGATCTTCGCCGGCAACGCCGGTTGCATCCAGATCCACACCGGCACGCTGACCACCGTGCGGACCACGGGCGGAACGCTCGGCATCGACGATCCCGGCTTCCGTCTGGCGTGCGATACGGCGGGTCTGGCAACCGCCTGGGTGGTCTACAAGCCCACCGACAAGGGCGGCATCACCACGGTGGAACTCTACGACAGCCGCGGCGACAATTGCGCCATCCTCTGCGGCCAGCGGGACGAGGACAAGCCGGAGCGCGCCGAATGGCGGGCGCTGGCCCAAAGCCTGCCCTCCCTGACCGCTGCCGCCGCCTGA
- a CDS encoding zinc-dependent alcohol dehydrogenase, with protein MKALVWHGTADIRCETVPDPVIEHPRDAIVKVTACAICGSDLHLYDHFMPGMEKGDIMGHEFMGEVVDAGADARNVLKTGERVVVPFTIWCGECDQCRRGNYSVCERTNRNKAMADKMFGHTTAGLFGYTHLTGGYPGGQAEYVRVPFADRTHVKIPDGLSDEQVLFLGDILPTGWQAAAQCDIQPSDTVAVWGCGPVGQMTIRSAVLLGARQVIAIDRVPERLAMARAGGAITLNFADENVVERLNELTGGKGPEKCIDAVGMEAHATATLDSLYDRAKQALMLQSDRAHVLREMMYVCRPAGTLSIPGVYGGLIDKVPLGMAMNKGLTWRMGQTHVNRWTGDLLRRIQEGQIDPSFVITHTAGLDKGPDMYKTFRDKLDGCIKVVLKP; from the coding sequence ATGAAAGCCCTGGTCTGGCACGGCACCGCCGACATCCGCTGCGAGACGGTTCCCGATCCCGTGATCGAGCACCCCCGCGATGCCATCGTGAAGGTCACCGCCTGCGCCATCTGCGGCTCGGACCTGCATCTGTACGACCATTTCATGCCCGGCATGGAAAAGGGCGACATCATGGGCCACGAGTTCATGGGCGAGGTCGTCGATGCCGGCGCCGACGCCCGGAACGTCCTGAAGACCGGGGAACGGGTGGTGGTTCCCTTCACCATCTGGTGCGGCGAGTGCGACCAGTGCCGGCGCGGCAATTACTCCGTGTGCGAGCGCACCAACCGCAACAAGGCGATGGCCGACAAGATGTTCGGCCACACCACCGCCGGCCTGTTCGGTTACACCCACCTGACCGGCGGCTACCCCGGCGGGCAGGCGGAATACGTGCGCGTCCCCTTCGCCGACCGCACCCATGTGAAGATCCCCGACGGGCTGAGCGACGAACAGGTGCTGTTCCTGGGCGATATCCTTCCCACCGGCTGGCAGGCGGCGGCCCAGTGCGACATCCAGCCGTCCGACACGGTGGCGGTGTGGGGCTGCGGGCCGGTGGGGCAGATGACCATCCGCAGCGCCGTCCTGCTGGGCGCCCGGCAGGTCATCGCCATCGACCGGGTGCCCGAACGGCTGGCCATGGCCAGGGCCGGCGGCGCCATCACCCTCAATTTCGCGGACGAAAACGTCGTCGAGCGGCTGAACGAGCTGACCGGCGGCAAGGGGCCGGAGAAATGCATCGACGCGGTGGGCATGGAGGCGCACGCCACCGCCACGCTGGATTCCCTCTACGACCGGGCCAAGCAGGCGCTGATGCTGCAATCGGACCGGGCGCACGTTCTGCGCGAGATGATGTACGTCTGCCGGCCCGCCGGCACCCTGTCGATCCCCGGCGTCTACGGCGGGCTGATCGACAAGGTGCCCCTGGGCATGGCGATGAACAAGGGGCTGACGTGGCGCATGGGCCAGACCCACGTCAACCGCTGGACCGGCGATCTTCTGCGCCGCATCCAGGAAGGCCAGATCGACCCCTCCTTCGTCATCACCCACACCGCGGGGCTGGACAAGGGGCCGGACATGTACAAGACCTTCCGCGACAAGCTGGACGGCTGCATCAAGGTCGTGCTGAAGCCGTGA
- the tatA gene encoding twin-arginine translocase TatA/TatE family subunit, translating into MGSFSLMHWMVVLVLVLLLFGAGKLPAVMGDLAKGVRAFKAGLKDGDGTPKALP; encoded by the coding sequence ATGGGAAGCTTCAGCCTGATGCACTGGATGGTGGTTCTGGTGCTGGTTCTGCTGCTGTTCGGCGCCGGCAAGCTGCCCGCCGTGATGGGCGACCTCGCCAAGGGCGTGAGGGCCTTCAAGGCCGGCCTGAAGGACGGGGACGGCACGCCCAAGGCCCTGCCCTGA
- a CDS encoding FAD:protein FMN transferase, with product MKPAFVPLTRRRFLAIGAAFAGMALLPSPGRAAGSAAGLRTWRGVALGADASIRLAHPDPDEADRLIRLCLDEVERLERLFSLYRPDSALNRLNRRGVLDDPPGEMLRLLSDAVAFGRRTDGAFDVTVQPLWQLYAGHFARPGADPLGPPETAVAAARGLVDYRALAVGTGRIAFARRGMAATLNGIAQGYVTDRVSDLLRGQGMDRVMVDLGEIRALGLHPDGRPWRVGVKDPFDGSRLSETVEIADRAMATSGGYGTGFDAAGRFTHLFDPATGHSARQWAAVTVTAPDATTADALSTALSVLPFERAAAVVAGFPGVAARFTRPDGGVVRLPA from the coding sequence GTGAAACCGGCTTTTGTCCCGCTCACCCGCCGCCGCTTCCTCGCCATCGGCGCGGCGTTCGCCGGCATGGCCCTGCTGCCGTCGCCGGGCCGGGCGGCGGGGAGCGCCGCCGGCCTGCGCACATGGCGCGGCGTGGCGTTGGGGGCCGATGCCAGCATCCGGCTGGCCCACCCCGACCCGGATGAGGCGGACCGGCTGATCCGCCTGTGCCTGGACGAGGTGGAGCGGCTGGAGCGGCTGTTCAGCCTCTACCGCCCGGACTCCGCGCTCAACCGGCTGAACCGCAGGGGGGTTCTGGACGACCCGCCCGGCGAGATGCTGCGGCTGCTGTCGGACGCGGTGGCCTTCGGGCGGCGGACGGACGGGGCCTTCGACGTGACGGTCCAACCGTTGTGGCAGCTTTACGCCGGCCATTTCGCCCGCCCCGGCGCCGATCCCCTGGGGCCGCCGGAAACCGCGGTGGCGGCGGCGCGCGGGCTGGTGGATTACCGCGCCCTGGCGGTGGGGACGGGCCGGATCGCCTTTGCCCGCCGCGGGATGGCGGCGACCCTGAACGGCATTGCCCAGGGCTATGTCACCGACCGGGTGAGCGACCTGCTGCGCGGGCAGGGGATGGACCGGGTGATGGTCGATCTGGGGGAGATCCGCGCGCTCGGGCTCCACCCGGACGGGCGGCCCTGGCGGGTGGGGGTGAAGGATCCCTTCGACGGGTCGCGGCTGTCGGAAACGGTGGAGATCGCCGACCGGGCCATGGCCACCTCGGGCGGGTACGGCACCGGCTTCGACGCCGCCGGGCGCTTCACCCACCTGTTCGACCCCGCCACCGGCCACAGCGCCCGGCAGTGGGCGGCGGTGACGGTGACCGCCCCCGACGCCACCACCGCCGACGCCCTGTCCACCGCCCTGTCGGTCCTGCCGTTCGAGCGGGCGGCGGCGGTTGTGGCGGGTTTTCCCGGCGTGGCCGCCCGCTTCACCCGCCCGGACGGCGGGGTGGTGCGGCTGCCCGCCTGA